One Mycolicibacterium goodii genomic region harbors:
- a CDS encoding phosphomannomutase/phosphoglucomutase, which translates to MSRPAAAVHGVIKAYDVRGLVGSELDESFVADVGGAFARLVRGEGARQVAIGHDMRSSSPALAAAFADGVTAQGLDVVRIGLSSTDQLYFASGLLDCPGAMFTASHNPAAYNGIKLCRAGAKPVGKDTGLAVIADEVIGGVPAHDGSHGSATDRDVLADYGEFLRSLVDLSGSRPLRIAVDAGNGMAGHTTPAVLGPIAGATVLPLYFELDGTFPNHEANPLDPANLVDLQRFVVESGADIGLAFDGDADRCFVVDELGRPVSPSAVTALVAGRELTREIGATIIHNLITSRAVPELVTERGGTPVRARVGHSYIKALMAETSAIFGGEHSAHYYFRDFWGADSGMLAALHVLAALGEQDRPLSEIMADYQRYEASGEINFTVSDAAACVDAVLKSYGSDIHSIDHLDGVTVDLGDDCWFNLRSSNTEPLLRLNVEARTTEEVEAVVDRVADLVRATNESAVVVNGAVKEAAT; encoded by the coding sequence ATGTCTCGGCCAGCAGCGGCTGTTCACGGTGTCATCAAGGCCTATGACGTCCGCGGCCTGGTCGGCTCCGAATTGGACGAGTCTTTCGTCGCCGACGTCGGTGGTGCGTTTGCCCGCCTGGTCCGCGGCGAGGGCGCCCGGCAGGTCGCCATCGGCCACGACATGCGATCCAGCTCGCCGGCACTGGCTGCGGCATTCGCCGACGGGGTGACCGCACAGGGACTCGACGTCGTCCGGATCGGTCTGTCCTCGACCGATCAGCTCTATTTCGCGTCCGGCTTGTTGGACTGCCCGGGAGCGATGTTCACCGCGAGCCACAACCCGGCGGCCTACAACGGCATCAAACTGTGCCGGGCGGGTGCCAAGCCGGTCGGCAAGGACACCGGGCTCGCGGTCATCGCCGACGAGGTGATCGGCGGCGTACCGGCGCACGACGGGTCGCACGGGAGCGCCACCGACCGCGACGTGCTGGCCGATTACGGCGAATTCCTGCGGTCGTTGGTGGATCTCAGCGGTTCGCGGCCGCTGCGCATCGCGGTCGACGCAGGCAACGGCATGGCCGGCCACACCACGCCCGCGGTGCTGGGGCCGATCGCCGGGGCCACCGTCCTGCCGCTCTACTTCGAACTCGACGGCACCTTCCCCAACCACGAGGCCAACCCGCTCGACCCGGCCAACCTCGTCGACCTGCAGCGCTTCGTCGTCGAGTCCGGCGCCGACATCGGGCTCGCGTTCGACGGCGACGCCGACCGCTGTTTCGTCGTCGACGAACTCGGTCGACCGGTATCACCGTCGGCGGTGACGGCTCTGGTCGCGGGTCGGGAGCTGACCCGCGAGATCGGTGCGACGATCATCCACAACCTCATCACGTCCCGCGCGGTGCCCGAACTGGTCACCGAGCGGGGCGGCACCCCGGTGCGCGCCAGGGTGGGGCACTCCTACATCAAGGCGTTGATGGCCGAGACCAGCGCGATATTCGGTGGCGAGCATTCTGCCCACTACTACTTCCGCGACTTCTGGGGTGCCGACTCGGGAATGCTCGCGGCCCTGCACGTCCTCGCCGCGCTCGGCGAGCAGGACCGCCCGCTGTCGGAGATCATGGCGGACTACCAACGCTACGAGGCCTCTGGCGAGATCAACTTCACCGTCAGCGATGCCGCGGCGTGCGTGGACGCGGTGCTCAAGTCGTACGGCTCGGACATCCACTCCATCGACCACCTCGACGGCGTCACCGTCGACCTCGGTGACGACTGCTGGTTCAACCTGCGCAGCTCGAACACCGAACCGCTGCTTCGGCTCAACGTCGAGGCACGCACCACCGAGGAGGTGGAGGCCGTCGTCGACCGGGTCGCCGACCTCGTCCGGGCCACCAACGAGAGCGCCGTGGTCGTGAACGGGGCGGTGAAAGAGGCGGCGACGTGA
- a CDS encoding amino acid permease, with amino-acid sequence MTTRWRTKSVEQSIADTDEPTTRLRKDLTWWDLTVFGVSVVIGAGIFTITASTAGNLTGPAISISFLIAAVACGLAALCYAEFASTVPVAGSAYTFSYATFGEFVAWIIGWDLILEFAVAAAVVAKGWSSYLGTVFNFGGGIMQIGGGLTLDWGALLIIGVVTLLLARGTKISAMVSLVITIIKVSVVLLVVFVGAFYIKASNYTPFIPPAESGDGSGGGSGTEQSLFSLLTGAEGSHYGWYGLLAGASIVFFAFIGFDIVATTAEETRNPQRDVPRGILGSLAIVTVLYVAVAVVLSGMVSYRDLKSADGESANLATAFAQNGVDWAAKVISIGALAGLTTVVIVLMLGQTRVLFAMSRDGLMPRQLAKTGEHGTPVRTTLIVGAVVAVAASVFPIGKLEEMVNIGTLFAFVLVSAGVLVLRRTRPDLPRGFRAPWVPVLPIAAILACLWLMLNLTGLTWIRFLIWMAIGVAVYFVYGRRNSVLASRDITPTG; translated from the coding sequence ATGACGACACGGTGGCGTACCAAATCCGTTGAGCAGTCGATTGCTGACACCGACGAACCGACCACCCGGTTACGCAAGGATCTCACGTGGTGGGATCTCACCGTCTTCGGCGTCTCGGTGGTGATCGGTGCGGGCATCTTCACCATCACGGCTTCCACCGCAGGCAATCTCACCGGCCCCGCCATCTCGATCTCGTTCCTGATCGCGGCCGTGGCATGTGGGCTCGCGGCGTTGTGTTACGCCGAGTTCGCCTCCACCGTGCCGGTTGCCGGGAGCGCCTACACGTTCTCCTACGCAACGTTCGGAGAATTCGTCGCGTGGATCATCGGCTGGGACCTGATCCTGGAGTTCGCGGTGGCCGCGGCGGTGGTCGCCAAGGGATGGTCGAGTTATCTCGGGACGGTGTTCAACTTCGGTGGCGGGATCATGCAGATCGGCGGTGGGCTGACCCTGGACTGGGGCGCTCTGCTGATCATCGGGGTGGTCACCCTGCTGCTGGCGCGTGGCACCAAGATCTCGGCGATGGTCAGCCTCGTCATCACCATCATCAAGGTTTCGGTGGTGCTGCTGGTGGTGTTCGTGGGTGCGTTCTACATCAAGGCGTCCAACTACACGCCGTTCATCCCGCCTGCCGAGTCGGGTGACGGCAGCGGTGGCGGCAGCGGGACCGAGCAGTCGCTGTTCTCGTTGCTCACCGGCGCAGAAGGCAGCCACTACGGCTGGTACGGGTTGCTGGCCGGCGCCTCGATCGTGTTCTTCGCGTTCATCGGTTTCGACATCGTGGCCACCACGGCCGAGGAGACCCGCAACCCTCAGCGGGACGTGCCGCGCGGCATCCTCGGGTCGCTGGCCATTGTGACCGTGCTCTACGTCGCGGTGGCCGTTGTGCTGTCCGGCATGGTGTCCTACCGCGACCTCAAGAGCGCCGACGGCGAGTCGGCCAACCTGGCGACCGCGTTCGCCCAGAACGGTGTCGACTGGGCGGCCAAGGTCATCTCGATCGGCGCACTCGCGGGGCTCACCACCGTGGTGATCGTGTTGATGCTCGGACAGACGCGGGTGTTGTTCGCGATGTCGCGTGACGGCCTGATGCCGCGCCAGTTGGCGAAGACGGGTGAGCACGGTACGCCGGTGCGGACCACTCTCATCGTGGGTGCGGTCGTCGCGGTCGCGGCGTCGGTGTTCCCGATCGGCAAGCTCGAAGAGATGGTGAACATCGGCACGCTGTTCGCGTTCGTCCTGGTCTCGGCCGGCGTCCTGGTCCTGCGTCGTACCCGCCCGGATCTCCCGCGCGGCTTCCGCGCACCGTGGGTGCCGGTGCTGCCGATCGCGGCGATCCTCGCCTGCCTGTGGCTCATGCTCAACCTGACCGGTCTCACCTGGATCCGGTTCCTGATCTGGATGGCGATCGGTGTCGCCGTCTACTTCGTCTACGGCCGCAGGAACTCGGTGCTGGCCAGCCGCGACATCACGCCCACGGGATAG
- a CDS encoding rubredoxin produces MASYRCPVCDYIYDESKGAAREGFPPGTSWDAVPDDWCCPDCGVREKIDFEQIEVTR; encoded by the coding sequence ATGGCCAGCTACCGCTGCCCGGTTTGCGACTACATCTACGACGAGTCCAAAGGCGCCGCGCGGGAAGGGTTCCCGCCCGGCACCTCCTGGGATGCCGTTCCTGACGACTGGTGCTGCCCCGACTGCGGGGTGCGCGAAAAGATCGACTTCGAACAGATTGAGGTGACCCGATGA
- the manA gene encoding mannose-6-phosphate isomerase, class I gives MHLLRGAVRTYAWGSRTAIADFTGRPSPTVHPEAELWFGAHPADPAWLQTDDGERSLLDAVADDPEGQLGSTAVARFGDALPFLVKVLAADEPLSLQAHPSAAQAQEGFEREDRLEIPISSPVRNYRDRSHKPELLVALEEFHALAGFRQVARTVELMRALAVSDLDPYINLLSDQSDADGLRALFTTWITAPQPDLDVLVPAVLDGAINYIRSGEKTFAAEAKTVLELGERYPGDAGVLASLLLNRIVLQPGEGLYLPAGNLHAYLHGVGVEVMANSDNVLRGGLTPKHVDVPELLRVLDFTPTPEERLRPEIVQDAKELVYQTPAQEFAVSVLRLDGEYLGHEIDAQSRHDGPQLLLCTEGSATVYAKTGELELSRGDAAWVAADDGPIRLTAQLPASMFRVTVGI, from the coding sequence GTGCATCTGCTACGGGGAGCGGTGCGGACCTATGCCTGGGGTTCGCGGACCGCCATTGCCGACTTCACGGGCAGGCCCAGTCCGACAGTGCATCCCGAGGCCGAGTTGTGGTTCGGTGCCCATCCCGCGGACCCCGCGTGGTTGCAGACCGACGACGGTGAGCGCTCGCTGTTGGACGCGGTGGCCGACGATCCCGAGGGACAGCTGGGAAGTACCGCGGTCGCCCGCTTCGGCGATGCGCTGCCGTTCCTGGTGAAGGTGCTCGCCGCCGACGAGCCGTTGTCGTTGCAGGCGCACCCCAGTGCCGCCCAGGCGCAGGAGGGGTTCGAGCGGGAGGACCGTCTCGAGATACCCATCTCGTCGCCGGTCCGCAACTACCGCGACCGCAGTCACAAGCCCGAGCTGCTGGTCGCACTCGAGGAATTCCACGCGCTGGCCGGATTCCGGCAGGTGGCCCGCACGGTCGAGTTGATGCGGGCGCTGGCCGTCTCCGACCTCGACCCGTACATCAACCTGCTGTCGGATCAGTCGGATGCCGACGGCCTGCGGGCCCTGTTCACCACCTGGATCACCGCGCCCCAGCCCGACCTCGATGTGCTGGTGCCCGCGGTTCTCGACGGTGCGATCAACTACATCCGTTCGGGGGAGAAGACTTTCGCGGCGGAGGCCAAAACCGTGCTGGAACTCGGTGAGCGGTATCCGGGCGATGCGGGTGTGCTCGCCTCGCTACTGCTCAACCGCATCGTCCTGCAACCGGGGGAGGGTCTGTACCTGCCCGCCGGAAACCTGCACGCGTACCTGCACGGCGTGGGCGTCGAGGTCATGGCGAACTCCGACAACGTGTTGCGCGGTGGGTTGACCCCCAAGCACGTCGACGTGCCCGAACTCCTGCGCGTGCTGGACTTCACGCCGACGCCGGAGGAGCGTCTGCGACCGGAGATTGTCCAGGACGCAAAGGAACTCGTGTATCAGACGCCTGCGCAGGAATTCGCGGTGTCGGTGCTGCGCCTCGACGGCGAGTACCTGGGACACGAGATCGACGCGCAGTCACGCCATGACGGACCCCAGCTGCTGTTGTGCACGGAGGGTTCTGCGACGGTGTACGCCAAGACCGGGGAACTGGAACTGAGCCGCGGCGACGCGGCGTGGGTGGCCGCCGACGACGGCCCGATCCGGTTGACGGCGCAACTGCCCGCCAGCATGTTCCGGGTCACCGTCGGCATCTGA
- the alkX gene encoding TetR family transcriptional regulator AlkX, which produces MSRPRAKQRMPYAEASRVLLRDSILDGMRDLLLTRDWSAITLSHVAQAAGVSRQTIYNEFGSRQGLAEGYAMRLADRLVDAVDDAINNNVGDVYAAFLEGFRAFFADSAADPLVISLLTGAAKPDLLQIITIGSGPIITRCSARLQETFQNGWIRSSDEDAGVLARAIVRLAMSYVSMPPEADHDVARDLARLMSPFAERYGVIDTP; this is translated from the coding sequence GTGAGTCGTCCCCGGGCCAAGCAACGCATGCCGTACGCAGAGGCGTCACGCGTGCTGCTGCGCGATTCGATCCTCGACGGCATGCGCGATCTGCTGCTCACCCGGGACTGGTCCGCCATCACGCTGTCGCACGTGGCGCAGGCCGCAGGTGTCAGCAGGCAGACGATCTACAACGAGTTCGGCTCCCGGCAGGGCCTGGCCGAGGGGTACGCCATGCGCCTCGCCGACCGGCTCGTCGACGCGGTGGACGACGCGATCAACAACAACGTCGGCGACGTCTACGCGGCCTTCCTGGAGGGCTTCCGCGCGTTCTTCGCCGATTCGGCCGCCGACCCGCTGGTGATCTCGCTGCTCACCGGCGCGGCGAAGCCCGATCTGCTGCAGATCATCACCATCGGCAGCGGGCCGATAATCACGCGCTGCTCGGCTCGGCTGCAGGAGACGTTCCAGAACGGCTGGATCCGTTCGAGCGACGAGGACGCCGGCGTGCTGGCCCGCGCGATCGTCCGACTGGCCATGAGCTACGTCTCGATGCCTCCGGAAGCCGACCATGATGTGGCCCGTGATCTGGCCCGCCTCATGTCTCCGTTCGCCGAACGATACGGTGTTATCGACACCCCATAG
- a CDS encoding DUF3499 domain-containing protein: MNVPRRCCRPGCPHYAVATLTFVYSDSTAVVGPLATVSEPHSWDLCVGHASRITAPKGWELVRHAGPLPTHPDEDDLVALADAVREGRTGPGPVNGVVAGFSDPATGAAGGAVIAPPVRQPESNGRRRGHLRVLPDPTD; the protein is encoded by the coding sequence GTGAATGTTCCCCGTCGCTGCTGCCGGCCCGGGTGCCCGCACTATGCCGTGGCGACGCTGACCTTCGTCTACTCAGACTCCACGGCCGTCGTCGGGCCGTTGGCCACGGTGTCCGAACCTCACTCCTGGGATCTGTGCGTGGGCCACGCCAGCCGGATCACCGCCCCCAAGGGTTGGGAGCTGGTCCGCCACGCCGGACCGCTGCCGACGCATCCCGATGAGGACGATCTCGTCGCGCTGGCCGACGCGGTGCGCGAAGGGCGCACCGGCCCCGGTCCGGTCAACGGCGTCGTGGCCGGGTTCTCCGATCCTGCCACCGGCGCGGCCGGCGGCGCCGTGATCGCGCCCCCGGTGCGCCAGCCGGAGTCCAACGGCCGCCGACGTGGCCATTTGAGGGTGTTGCCCGATCCCACCGACTGA
- a CDS encoding alkane 1-monooxygenase, protein MGPSAVSDVEEWRDKKRYLWLMGLIAPTALFVMLPLVWALNAAGWHTAAQIPFWIGPILLYVLLPLLDLKFGPDGQNPPDEVMERLENDRYYRYCTYVYIPFQYASVIFGAYLFTASDLSWLGFDGGLGWAAKIGLALSVGVLGGVGINTAHELGHKKDSLERWLSKITLAQTWYGHFYIEHNRGHHVRVATPEDPASARFGETFWEFLPRSVWGGLRSSWELEAKRLKRAGKSKWHWSNDVLNAWAMSLALYGALIAVFGLALIPYIVISAVFGFTLLETVNYLEHYGLLRQKVDEPLARREGRPASGRYERCTPEHSWNSDHIVTNLFLYHLQRHSDHHANPTRRYQTLRSMDGAPNLPSGYASMIALTYFPPLWRRVMDHRVLAHYDGDITRVNIHPRVREAVLERYGRREVA, encoded by the coding sequence ATGGGCCCGTCGGCCGTGTCCGACGTCGAGGAGTGGCGCGACAAGAAGCGATACCTGTGGCTGATGGGATTGATCGCCCCGACCGCGCTGTTCGTGATGCTGCCGCTGGTGTGGGCGCTCAACGCGGCCGGCTGGCACACCGCGGCGCAGATCCCGTTCTGGATCGGTCCGATCCTGCTGTACGTGCTGCTGCCGCTGCTCGACCTGAAGTTCGGCCCGGACGGTCAGAACCCGCCGGACGAGGTCATGGAGCGGTTGGAGAACGACAGGTACTACCGCTACTGCACCTACGTCTACATCCCGTTCCAGTACGCCAGCGTGATCTTCGGCGCCTACCTGTTCACCGCCTCGGACCTGAGCTGGCTGGGATTCGACGGCGGGCTGGGCTGGGCCGCCAAGATCGGTCTGGCGCTGTCGGTCGGCGTCCTGGGCGGTGTCGGCATCAACACCGCTCACGAACTCGGACACAAGAAGGACTCGCTGGAACGCTGGCTGTCCAAGATCACGCTGGCGCAGACCTGGTACGGCCACTTCTACATCGAGCACAACCGCGGCCACCACGTGCGGGTCGCCACGCCAGAGGATCCCGCGTCGGCGCGTTTCGGTGAGACGTTCTGGGAGTTCCTGCCGCGCAGCGTGTGGGGCGGCCTGCGGTCGTCGTGGGAACTGGAGGCCAAACGCCTGAAGCGGGCCGGCAAGAGCAAGTGGCACTGGTCCAACGACGTGCTCAACGCATGGGCGATGTCCCTGGCGCTCTACGGCGCGCTGATCGCGGTCTTCGGCCTGGCGCTGATCCCCTACATCGTCATCTCGGCGGTCTTCGGGTTCACGCTGCTGGAGACCGTGAACTACCTGGAGCACTACGGCCTGCTGCGGCAAAAGGTCGACGAGCCGCTTGCGCGAAGAGAAGGCAGGCCCGCGAGTGGCCGTTACGAGCGCTGCACCCCCGAGCACAGCTGGAACTCCGACCACATCGTCACCAACTTGTTCCTCTACCACCTGCAGCGGCACAGCGACCACCACGCCAACCCGACGCGTCGCTACCAGACGCTGCGCAGCATGGACGGTGCCCCCAACCTGCCCAGCGGATACGCGTCGATGATCGCGCTCACGTACTTTCCGCCGCTGTGGCGACGCGTCATGGACCACCGCGTGCTGGCGCACTACGACGGTGACATCACGCGGGTGAACATCCATCCGCGCGTGCGCGAGGCGGTGTTGGAGCGGTACGGGCGCCGCGAGGTCGCCTAG
- a CDS encoding rubredoxin: MSDYRVFVCVQCGFEYDEAKGWPEDGIAPGTRWEDIPDDWSCPDCGAAKSDFDMVEVSRS, translated from the coding sequence ATGAGCGACTACCGCGTCTTCGTGTGTGTGCAGTGCGGTTTCGAGTACGACGAGGCCAAGGGCTGGCCGGAGGACGGCATCGCGCCGGGAACCCGGTGGGAGGACATCCCAGACGACTGGAGTTGCCCGGACTGCGGTGCGGCAAAGTCCGATTTCGACATGGTCGAGGTGTCCCGGTCGTGA
- a CDS encoding FAD-dependent oxidoreductase → MSTTLEHSPTHAIVIGGSVAGLCAARVLSEHFDRVTVYERDELPAEPVNRSAIPQGQHVHLLMARGAQELEAIFPGLLDDMAGAGVPVVRNQPESIHFTAGGHLLGTGKTLESNFTAYVPTRGRLEWQIRERVLALPTVSVLRGGISRPQFDAVAQRVTGVVLDTGETVSGDLVVDASGRGSRLPVWLEEWGFERPREDSVKIGVTYASHRVRIPDGLMAEKMVLVSASHDDGLGMGMLFHEDGIWTVTAFGVAKAEPPKDLAGICAQADTMLPPHISAALRAGEPVGEMNFHRYPVAKWRRYDKMRRWPAGIMPFGDAVASLNPTYGQGVTMTALQSANLRTVLSVGKQDLIPRLAYRTARTTFPVWLMNAVADHVAHGAEGPKPWWYRPLYNLFDQFLGAAETDPVLAEWFLRRTSLLDSLYLAPSPRVIGRAIRHNARMWLAERTNRTARDQDLAATG, encoded by the coding sequence ATGAGTACGACTCTGGAACATTCCCCCACCCATGCGATCGTGATCGGTGGCAGTGTCGCCGGTTTGTGCGCGGCTCGCGTGCTTTCCGAGCATTTCGACCGTGTGACGGTCTACGAGCGTGACGAGCTGCCTGCCGAGCCCGTGAACCGTAGCGCGATACCGCAGGGACAGCATGTGCATCTGCTCATGGCAAGAGGTGCACAGGAACTTGAGGCGATCTTCCCAGGCCTGCTCGACGACATGGCCGGCGCCGGGGTGCCCGTGGTGCGGAACCAACCGGAGTCGATCCACTTCACCGCGGGCGGCCACCTCCTCGGCACCGGCAAGACACTCGAATCGAACTTCACCGCATACGTCCCCACCCGCGGCAGACTCGAGTGGCAGATCCGGGAACGCGTGCTCGCGCTGCCCACGGTTTCGGTGCTCCGAGGCGGCATCTCCCGTCCGCAGTTCGACGCGGTCGCCCAACGGGTCACCGGCGTGGTCCTCGACACCGGCGAGACCGTATCCGGCGATCTGGTGGTCGATGCGTCCGGGCGCGGAAGCCGCCTTCCGGTGTGGTTGGAGGAGTGGGGTTTTGAGCGGCCAAGGGAGGACTCGGTCAAAATCGGCGTGACCTACGCTTCGCATCGGGTGCGGATCCCCGACGGGTTGATGGCCGAGAAGATGGTGCTGGTCAGCGCCTCCCACGACGACGGTCTCGGCATGGGCATGTTGTTCCACGAGGACGGTATCTGGACGGTCACGGCCTTCGGGGTCGCCAAGGCCGAGCCGCCGAAAGACCTCGCAGGCATCTGCGCCCAGGCCGACACCATGCTGCCACCGCACATCAGCGCGGCACTGCGGGCCGGAGAACCCGTGGGCGAGATGAATTTTCACCGGTATCCGGTGGCCAAGTGGCGCCGCTACGACAAGATGCGCCGCTGGCCCGCGGGCATCATGCCGTTCGGCGACGCCGTCGCGAGCCTCAATCCGACCTACGGGCAGGGCGTGACGATGACGGCGCTTCAGTCCGCCAACCTGCGCACCGTCTTGTCGGTCGGCAAACAGGACCTCATTCCCCGACTCGCGTATCGCACCGCGCGAACCACGTTTCCGGTATGGCTGATGAACGCCGTCGCCGACCATGTCGCGCATGGCGCCGAGGGCCCCAAACCATGGTGGTACCGGCCGCTCTACAACCTGTTCGACCAGTTCCTCGGCGCTGCCGAAACGGATCCCGTTCTGGCAGAGTGGTTTCTGCGGCGCACCAGCCTGCTCGACAGCCTCTATCTGGCCCCGTCACCACGTGTGATCGGACGAGCGATCCGGCACAACGCCAGGATGTGGCTGGCCGAGCGGACCAACCGCACCGCCCGTGACCAGGACCTCGCGGCCACCGGTTGA
- a CDS encoding TobH protein: MNALDATVDLDDGDGLLAADRGGLLRAAAMAGAQVRATAAALDEGLFDRLGADDPARTVIWVAGRGTAEHAGAVLAATIGPAAAAPIVLASEAPPWIGALDVLIVAGDDPGDPALVNAAAMGVRRGARVVVAAPYEGPLRDVTAGRAVVVEPRLWVPDDFAFVRYLAVGLAALYAINHDRARDPHADLAALADELDAEALRNSAARDLFTNAAKTLVERMSGTDVVLAGDTAATLALARHGATMMLRVAGEVVSAAGLSDVLAALRGGARGDAGERSLFHDEEIDGPLPNRMRTFVLTTDVERASVAARVAGFDDISAISADDVPDAAGTSLPAGRPEQQVAILAVRLEMAAVYSKLVRG, translated from the coding sequence GTGAACGCGTTGGACGCCACAGTCGACCTCGACGACGGTGACGGGCTGCTCGCGGCCGACCGTGGCGGGTTGCTGAGGGCGGCGGCGATGGCCGGGGCGCAGGTACGGGCGACCGCGGCCGCGCTCGACGAGGGACTGTTCGACAGGCTTGGCGCCGACGATCCCGCGCGCACCGTCATCTGGGTCGCCGGACGCGGCACGGCCGAGCATGCCGGCGCGGTGCTCGCGGCCACGATCGGCCCTGCGGCGGCCGCACCGATCGTGCTCGCCTCCGAGGCACCGCCGTGGATCGGCGCGCTGGACGTGCTGATCGTGGCGGGCGACGATCCGGGTGATCCGGCGCTGGTGAACGCCGCGGCGATGGGCGTACGCCGCGGCGCGCGCGTCGTCGTCGCCGCGCCGTACGAAGGGCCGCTGCGTGATGTCACCGCGGGCCGTGCCGTGGTGGTCGAACCTCGGTTGTGGGTTCCCGACGATTTCGCGTTCGTCCGTTATCTGGCCGTCGGCCTGGCGGCCCTCTACGCGATCAACCATGACAGGGCTCGCGACCCGCACGCCGACTTGGCCGCCCTGGCCGACGAATTGGACGCCGAGGCACTGCGCAACAGCGCGGCGCGAGACCTGTTCACCAACGCCGCCAAGACCTTGGTCGAGCGCATGTCGGGCACCGACGTGGTGCTGGCGGGCGACACCGCCGCGACCCTCGCGCTGGCCCGCCACGGCGCAACGATGATGCTGCGTGTCGCCGGGGAAGTGGTGTCGGCGGCCGGACTGTCCGATGTCCTCGCCGCGCTGCGTGGCGGTGCACGTGGTGACGCGGGGGAGCGGTCGCTGTTCCACGACGAGGAGATCGACGGTCCGCTGCCCAACCGAATGCGGACGTTCGTGCTGACCACCGATGTCGAGCGTGCCAGCGTGGCCGCGCGCGTCGCCGGTTTCGACGACATCTCGGCGATCAGTGCGGACGACGTACCCGACGCGGCCGGAACCAGCCTGCCCGCGGGGCGGCCGGAACAACAAGTGGCGATACTGGCTGTGCGACTGGAGATGGCAGCCGTCTATTCGAAATTGGTTCGAGGTTAA